Below is a window of Conger conger chromosome 16, fConCon1.1, whole genome shotgun sequence DNA.
ATAGAGCAATGCTTGTTACAGAGTTAGCGAATGTTACtttgaatgaaattaaaattacTTTTGTAATTTTAATGTCATAGTAAAATAGAATATTATTTTACTATAGTAAAATTGAATATTCAGAATTATTACGGCCTTTCCTGTACAAAACATACAGATTCAACAAACCCCACATTGATACTGACCACAGCGCAAAAATGGGGCCTACCTTGGTAGCTAGATATTTTAGAGGCTTGCGTCAACTAACTTATTGCTAAAATGCTGTATACTCATGGACGAATTACTCCCGTCATAACTCGCCAGCTTATATTTCCAGAACCAGTTCACTTGTTGGCTAGCCAGCTAACATTTCATGTTGTCAATGAATGGAAAGGTAGCCAGCAGCAGCCATGCACGATTGAATTTAGCTAACCGGAGCTAGCGCGCCATCCACAAGCTTATCTCCGTAGTTGCATATTTTCCACTGGTATTGTAAACAACCCATGATCAAGCTTACCTCTGTTTTCGAAACAAAGAATCCGGTGGTCTAGATCGTCtaaatgtttatttcttttAGAAAATCTTAACTCGCGTGTCGGCAGTGTCGTTTCAGCACTGTTTCCAAACCTTGCACAGGAGAGGACCGCAAACGCATTTCGTACGTAGATGACAAAATTAGGGTGTCCCTCGTATTGCCTGATTTAAAAGAGGCCCATGGATTTTCTAAAACATGCACAGTTTAAAAAGCCACAAAAATAACACTAACTGAGTATTTTAATAACTAATTAATTCCATTAAAGCAATTAATTCACGCGATAAATCTaacttttttgtgaaaaagaaaCGGGCAGTCGTGGTTCGCGTTCCTCGCGCGCAACTAATGGCAGTTGAGCGGGGCAAATAGGCTACAGGTTAGTTACTTTTAATAACGCTTTCTGTAATGACATCAGCCAAACATACATAATGCTGTAAAGTAGTGCAAATAGTATTCTCATGTTTTAGACCttgattcattttaatgaatgttaCATGCAATACAAattacacacatcaacacaataAGAGCATCATTAACCTGACCTATCGGAGATGTGATGAAGCTGGACCTTAAACATGCAGAATTTAAAGTGATCTGTTGAAAGTAAAATGTGTTCACAGCGATGGCTGACCGTGTTCAGAGCTGAGATGCTACATGTTGCCATCACAACAAACCGTGGTGTCAAGTACCAAAATGAGACATTCAAGCACCGCCACCGCCATTTCGGTACAAATCACCGAAATTATGGATGTCATTGTCAGTGACTACATTCCCCAGATACAGAAGCAAGCTGTATTGCATTTCTTTCCATCAAGCCTGACAGTTTGACTGTCATAAACAAACTATAAAAACCTAGTCTGGTTAAAGCTGGGGGTGCTGCAACAGATAATGCATTAATTTTGACATTGTCATTTGTCTAGGTATACCCAGCTGAAATCAAATGctcctaacccctaaatgctcctgatgagctggttggtgcctagcATGTCAGCCAATCGCCGTAGGTGTGCGAGTGCCTGTatgcatgggtgaatgaggagcatcagttgtacagcgctttggataaaggcgctatataaatgccaactatttccCATTTATAGTCCTGACCTGATCACATAAATCACAGAGGGCACTTCACACAGAGTGAAATGGAATGTGAAGTACCAGGTTCCCTGTGGTTCCGAAGACGCCACGCCCTCCTGTGAGGGCACACAGGCACTGGAGGTACAGCAAGTTGCCGGCACGTCTGTGCCTTGTTCAAGTTCGGGTGGACTTGGAGTCAGCTCTGCCCAAGTACAGAGTGTTCTCACTGGATGACACATGCCTAGGAGGCAATAGTTCCTCAAACATGGCAGAGGATTATGGTCTTGTAGAAGGCAAGTAGGCAGTAGCGGGATCGAACGCAatcaacaaaatggcagcactaACGAACGCCAACGAAAAATGCGTTGCTCTACCAAGGGCATGATGGACTCCgtctacagcaggggtgcacTGCAAGGGttgatccgcttcaggattttgtgccaacttctgctcttaattatttaattagctaaataataaatgaaggtaaatggttggaacaaaaaccagcttgccagaccggccctccaggaccggagttgtgtaCCCATGGCCTACAGGCTAAATTATGCCACATACCTGGAAAGGTTACTGACAGGATGTGTAGAAATGCAGAGAATTCAGTAttcggcctgcagcgtagtggttaaggtacatgactgggttgcgcaaggtcagtggttcgatccccggtgtagccacaataagatccacacagccgttgagcactgcgttgctccaggattgtgtcctgcttagtctaatcaactttatatcgctctggataagagtgtctgccaaatgcctttacattacattaattattctcgtgagatgtgtgtgaagtacacagcccaacaatgctacTGAACtccaggcatttatatagcgcctttatccaaagcgctgtacaattgatgcttctccattcacccattcatacacacactcacacactcacacactggcggcgattggctgccatgcaaggccctgaccagctcgacaggagcatttgggggttaggtgtcttgctcagggatgctTCGaaacagcccgggcgggggattgaaccggcaaccctccgactgccagacgactgctcttactgcctgagccatgtcgccctctGCAGACTGTAGTGCATTCGTTCCATCCAAGTGCTACGCctcctgatttcactaattattttacctcctTAGTTCTGGAAGTATGCTCATTAGTGAAATTGGCGGTAGTGCATGGCTGGAGGAAATGCCTGCTGAGGCCTGCATTGTGGCTtgcaggacctggagttcaGTCGCCATGCTTGACACACTAATTATGTCAGTCTTCAATAACCCAGAGGTGGGAAGTCCAAGAGTTAAAATTCCagccatgaactcagccagtgatttcacaaattagttcTACTTTCCTCCctgaaaatatgaatgtgtgaattcacaaatccaggtgattggaacaaactTTTCCCATCTTTTCTGAGCCTGGTTTTCCCACATCTGTGCATCTGTGCAGTACATCAGTCATATGATATCTCAAAAAAGTTCATcctaataaatgaaaaatgtcaattctatttaatgtgaatgtaaagtcattattttttctttgttcaaTACAGATGATGCTCAGACCAGGCTAGATAGAATTGGTAGTGTGCATATCTATTAAGTTTGCAAGTGTCTGTATCTAAAGTAATGGCATTAACAGCAAATAGGAGGTGGACTCCATCATTCTTCACCAATTAGGCAGCCATTACAGTTTTCTACTTATTGATGTAGGTTGAGCTATTGAATCACATGAACCACTAGATTAATAACtaaaaatgattcattattaAGAGGGTGCTAAAGACACACAAGTAAAATAATGACATGTAAGCTTGCGCTCAAGTAAAATCATCAAGTATCTCTTTGTAATTATGTTTAGGAGGCGAACACCATTTTATGAAGCAGGTTAGGAGGTAAATGCAGTTTTCTAGAAAGTAATAATCCAAAATTAACAATTGTTTCTTATATAATGTTACAatgaagaaaatgacaaaaacaccaGTTTTCCATGGCTTTATATTCCCGTTGATAATAAGAACAAATGTGTACACAAAtagtttcacattttaaaagacattGATAACACTTGTACAATTCTTTAAAATGTAGCATTGTCAAAAAGGAGGCTAATTATCTAATGTGAGTCGATTTACTTTTAGACACCAATTTCTTATTGCTAGTCACAAGGACATACTGTTACGGTAAAACGTACACACACGAAGAAATGGTTACGAGGTTAAAACGCAAACAACGGAATCAGACTCGTGCAGCCCCGTTGTGTCAAGTTATGTCAACTTGAATCATAAAATTAGCCCATATCCCGTGCATGTTCCATTCTTTGATCTGAATGTAATGGCTGCTACCAGACAGCAGGTGGCGACTGGCGACAATTAAATTCGTTATGCCACCACTGCGCTCATATTAACCTGACCATGCAGTTAATTATGTTAACAAGACACactttgtgaaaatgtttgGGGAGTCCCCAAAGTCTCAATTTCATAATAGCTTTGAAGCTATACTAGAAGAGTCGGCCTATTTAACGGGATCAAATGAGCAGAATAGGCACAGTTGGCCTGAGGCGGAACAGATCTTTCCTAAGATTACTTGCAACTTCCCCCCTAACAAAGCTCTACCATTCGGCCATTCATTCAGAACAATCACTACGTATAATATAAGAGCATGCACTATCTATCTGCTGGCCTTGCTGATTACCTGTGGAGCATTTCAAGTTCATTGAGGTCACCGATACTTTTAGCACTGAATTTGATGGCGATTTTTGTACGGACCATTCAGGCTTCGAGTTCTGAGACGCCGTGTAGCTCGGCGAGTTGTCATTTCTCAGCGAGTGGTTGCCTGAGTAgccaggagaatggccagaaaaGGGCTGTAAACAGTGTGGAACAGATAGTGAATAACAGTTTAGTCTCTATTGTTGTGCTGAACTTTGATCCAGGCCGGAGCCACCATGTCCAGGTCCATCTTCAGTGTACTGGAAGTGTGAGGAGACGCTCTAGACATGGGTGCTGGGGTCAAACTGTAGGAGAAGGTGGTCTTGATCAACTGGCTGGGAATGGGAGATCCCACTATTGGCCTGCCTGGGGACATGGTTGGGTCCTGCGAGCACGTgggtgtttgggtttgtgtttatgaatgagtgtgtgggagtgtgtgtgcgtgcgtgcacgcgTACGCAGGTGCGATACTATCTATATTTACTGTACAGCCACATGTCTATATGCTGATGATTATCTTCTAGAAATAGCTGAAAGTTCTACCGCTTGTCTATACGAGGTATTCTCTGTATACCTGTTCCATGATTGTGCTTTCGCAGATGTGTGTTtaacagacctgggtgaaatatgtaatggttttggattcaaatacttctctgtgcttgATTGCTCTtccctggtgcaactgagcgaGCTTTTTGAGgttatttcataggttccaatacaccagacaaggtcATTAAAGCTTagggaaaaaagtatttgaatccaaaacaatcacgtatttgatccaggtctgacTGGTGTttgcgtgtttctgtgtatatgtgtgtgtgtgtgtgtgtgtgtgtgtgtgtgtgtgtgtgtgtgtctgcgtctgtggtcatgtgtgtgtgggtttgtgtgtgcctgtgttcacgTGTgtctctgcttgtgtgtgtgtgtgtgtgtgtgtgtgtgtgtgtgcgtgggtatgtatgtctgtgcttgtctctctgtgtctgtgtgtgtctctgtgtgtgtgtgtgtgtgtgtgtgtgtgtgtgtgtcagcgtcaGCGGGGGTCAGGGGCCGGCTCCACCTCCATCCCTCACcgctcctcctccagcctctGCAGCCGAGCCACCACGTCCTCCCCGCTCTCCCACGGCACCACCGCCGCCCGGAGGTCCTCGGGCCGCGTGGCCCGCAGCTCGCCGATGAGCCTGTGCATGGGGTACTCCCTGCGCGGGAACGCCGTGTCCCGCGCGCCCAGCACCAGCGAGGGGCAGAAGTCGTTGGCGCCGTCGCCCACGTAGAACACCCTCTGGAAGGGCCGGCCTCGCTCCGCGGCCCGGCGCGCCAGGTACTCGCGCACCACGGCCTGCTTGCACATGTTCTCCGGGCACCGGGGGCAGCCGTGCGAGTGGAAGGGCCCCAGCCGCAGCTGGCCCTTCCCGTCGAACGCCGCCGGGTTGGTGAAGATCTTGGCGAAGAGCTGCCGGGCGCCCGCCTTACGCAGCCAGGCCTCGATGAAGTACATGTTGGCGTCGGACACCAGGACGATCTCGAAGTCCTGCGCGCGGGAGCGCAGGTACTGGAAGAGGGCCATGACGCCCGGCGAGGCCGGGATCTTCTCGATGACGGAGCGGATGGCCCCCTCGGACACGCCCTGCTCGGCCATGTAGGCCAGCACGCGCTGCATGTACTCGTTGTAGTGGCCCGGCCTGTAGGTGTCCTTCAGCCAGCCCGGAAGCTTCTGCCCCGGGGCGGCCTGCACCACCACGTCGTCGCTGCTCTCGTCCACGATGGTCTCGTCGAAGTCGAAGAAGATGAGGAAACGCCTGTCGGGAGGGGGCGAGGAGGAGGTTTGGGCGGCGGCCATATTTCTCGGGCCCCGGGGCTTCTCCGCCTCCTCGCCTGGAGGAAGGGGCGGGAGAAAACAGCAGTTGAACACAGAGTCTTTCATGATTGGCCGGCCTCAGCTCTTAAGGACCCGAGTGACAGACACactcctctccacctcctccctctctccggttccttctctcctccactccccccttgCTTCAGTACactgagggggtgaggggggcgaCACACACACGGCGATGATTCTGGGAAATGCTTGTTTACAAAAGGAGGAGTATAGGGAGAAGGTCAGATAAAGTTAGATGGTGGAAACAGGAGAAAAAGAATAGATATGAGAGAAACAACAAAGACAAGTCGTTTAGAATGGGTTTTCAAGAAGTTTGCTGCTGACCCATTCATCAATTTTTAATTGCTACATTTAACTACGTTTTTCTAGGAGATTTTGTGCAATGTGTGCACTGCAGTTATCGAAACTGAGAGACGGCCATTGCAGTGTGTCTTGAAATTATTTTGATAATAATTTGATTACTTAAATTCCTAACGTATGTTTCTAAACTAACGTCTGATCAAATTCCAGACTGCAATCATTGTTTTTCAGAGTAGTTTTTCGCATTATTTTCGCTGGTCAAAGGATTTACGACAGTATACAAGAGCAACCACTAATTGGACAAACTATTGTTTAATGTTTGAAGGTGTAACGTCGTTTACATTTCCGTTGAAAGGCGTGTTATGGTAGGATTACAGTCAGTGCAAGTTAACTTGCATGCCAGGTTACTTGGCACCGTCAAGAAAATACTTCTTGTGAGGTATAACTTAGGTAACGTTAGCCAGTTCTGCGGGCGTAACCTGTATCTCTCCAACCATTGATAAAAAGCCCGCAGTTGTGCGTTGCTAGGCACCAAGCATGGTTGTTTTCAGGTAGATGTGGTTGCCATGCTGGTGACGTCACTTCTGAGAATTGGCGATGAATTCTGAAGCCTTATTAGTTAGTGATAGGTGTTGCACGAATATAAATCAAACGTTATGTTGCCTGACCTGTGACAGATGAGCGTGCAACAATCAATATTTTGAATGAATTTAGCttgataaatatatttacaatgtCCGATGAATAGGCTATAGTCTCTTAGACGGAATAAACAGCCTATCCACGCTAATATTGTAGGCTCATTCATGGAAAATTctgaaatgcattcatttaaatgccACAGTTATATCATTCATGAATTTCCTTGTTTGCAGCGCGTCTTGATAGCCTACATTCTGATGAAAATTTAAACAATTCTAGGCTAACAGCTGGTGTCCCAGCTACAGGGTAACAAGAAACTTCCTCATCCATTCACGAccttaaattataatttaatacGTTTTTTTACGAAGCTGTCTTGTGCCACTGTGGTGGAAGGCTATGATAGTAGGTTGGAGCAGTATTTGACCTTGccacagcaaaaataaaaactttcatCCAAATGTAACCAATAAAATGAGGCATGCTACAAATTATCCGCCGAGTTGACACGCCGTGACTTTCTTGCATGTAAACCTTGCAGCGTCGCTACAAGCCATAAACCACGAGTCGGTTTTGATTGTTTTACAATCACTTACCACAAATCAACTAAAATGCATGCCGCGTAAGGACATAGCCTGGTCATCGCTGTTGATGAGCAGAGAAGGGTGGTCTGCGGGAGGGATCTGGAATGACGTAGGCTATAGTCTTGCATTAACTTGACATCGTTTACCGATCTTTAACTTACCGTAGTGTCAACAAAGGTTCTAGGTCCACCTGTTCGGTTAATCTGTAATTAGAAGAAAACATTTACAAGTGCAAAATGCTTAACAACAGTAGCCTAGGCTACAGATAGGCTACTCTAGGCTACAGAATTACTAAACATAACGGAGGCATAGGCTCTTTATGGGCTACCTCAAAAAGCAGTCATGTAGGATTGAGCATTTTATTCAAAGGTCACTGCGGTAACCTATTTCACAATTCATTTAGCGGTGCACTGTAGTGTCACAGACTAAGCTAACGTTTGCATGTAACGTCTCCTTCGTTATCGGTAgtcctgaaataaaaaataatttaaaggtTCTAACGCTGACGCAACAACAGCGTTTTTTCGCCTTTGTAGAAATCCACAGCGGAGCTCAGAGATGTTGGTAGGCTATCAGATCCATCAAATTGCCTTATCAAGCTTTAATCTAACATCAGTGCCCTTTCCACTGCTGCAAAAAGAGGATTAAAACAGGAAATCACCAGTGACCGTATTTATTGCCATGAACGACAGCGAAAGCACTAGGCTATGTTTGTGGTCCCAATCCAGAGATAAGTCATTCACGTTGTATTCCCTAGTCTTCCAGGTTTTCTTTCAATGCAGTCGCGATGCTCCCTGTCTTCAAGCACGTATGTTACCTCGTTTTCGGTCTGCCTGGTGAACGCACCATTCCTCGGAGGCAAGTATTTTATCCATTGGAGAAGAGGTATAATTTCATCCTGTTTTTATGGTTCTCAAAAACCACAGAAAGCGGCTACCCTAGTGACGTCCGGATCAGCCGGCCAATGACGCGTTGACATAGGCTTGTCTTTAAAGGGGACAGCATGGGACTGTAGTCGTCTAACATACAGCCTAAATGATCGTTACTGAGCACAAATATAATACAATTGCTTTGGATGCAATGTTGATTTGTGCAAGGATAAAATCTGATCAATATGATCTTAATAGTTCGGTAGAATCGCCTAACAATTAGAATGGgacaaatgtattattacattatattaattattaatataatactactgataataataataccaattAATATTAGGCTATAATACAATTTGAAAGTTGTAATAACGTAGCCAAAGTGATATTCCCATTAGTAGCCTAGCATAATACTTAACATCAGGCTACAGAATCCGGAACCACTGTATTCAGTAAAGTTGCTAGGCTACAGACTATTGTAAGTAACATAAAGTAAAATATAGAAAGTACATGCAGACTATGACCTTTATCAGGCAAACATTACTGTAACTAAATTCACTTGAAACACTTCAACTCATACTTCCCTTTGTCCGTTCAGCTGTGTCTGTCAACTGTTCATCTTGTGACGAGTCGACGCAGCCCATATTTCTCAAACTCAGGATAAAACCTCTAATTTCAATGACCtagtttttcatttaattctaCCAGCATCTCTGTGACCATGAATGTAGCCTAACCCAAATGTGTCTCTTAGTAAGATAATTAATTCTagattacaatttaaaaaaaggtttaggTCAGGTATGGAACCAAAATGTGCATCCTTGAGAATGCATTATTCCGCTTAAGAGCCTGTGGACTTTTTGAAGTTGCAAGCTGAGAAAGAAACGTAGGTATAGGTCGAAgcgtgttttttattttttattttatcaacaTAAGTAGATTGAGTCTTTCACTGCCATCACTTACTGTGCCAGCTTTCATGGCCATATCCACTTCAAAAGTAGATCTAGCTAATGGTGGGCAGCTGGTAGCTATTTTTGGATCGGAGCGAAGTACAGACACACCATCGCTATACCTTCTGTCCGCTTACAGTCGGTCTCTCCCACTCACAGCGATGACTCAGACATAGGCTACTCTTTGCATCCAGTAAAACACCGGAGCTTATTCCGTAGTTTTGAGACTTCGACTGTATTTATAGTGAAGCATTTGCATCAATGCAGAAATACTGTTCAGGAAAATATGTGCTATAACTGAAGGCGATTTAGCCTTTGTTCATTATGGAGAGTAAAATAAGGCAGACTCACAGCCATCAAGAGAAAATTGTCTGCCAGGGAGCTATGATTGAACTAGTGTAGATCAGAGCCAGGGACCCCCCACTCGTTTTTAGGACTGCTAGAGAAACCATAGGCTATATGGTCAATGGGATCAGAAGCTGTGCTAAGATTAAGCAAAACTGAGACTCAGCATTCATTTGTATCTGCATTCAATTCACGATTAAACCCAGTGAGTCTAGTAAGTTCACAAGCTTCACAACAATGCACTAAGATTTCATGTAAcatgcttttttgttgttgttgttgttgttgttgttgaggaCGAAACTGTCCGACTCATATATTATGGAATAATTtaccaagctaggttttgaaacatttggtagcaggttgaccagtccatactcaacacggtttgaccagctcaagcaatgttttgaaacaactggtaactgctggtcatagctggtcatagctttATACCAGGGTTTTTGAACCTTCATTCTCTTCATTTTATCAATACCTTGAGGAAAGTACTTTGTGCAACATGTCAAGAAATTACTCCAAATCATTAGTCATTGCAAAACTGCACATATAAACATAGTTATTAGTTTCTCGTCAGTCCACACCGGTCTCTCTCCCCATGCTGGGTGGAAGGCCGATAAGGAGGCAATCCCTTTATCTCTCCTTAATCACACCAGCCTCGCACTGGGCGTGTGCTGGGGGTGCGTTCTCCTCATTCTCTGGCCAGAGAAGAGCGCGTGTAGCCGCAGCTACTGCTAAttatgcgtgcgtgcatgtagAAGAAATAAACCAGGACACGCCATGTGGTTCCGGCGATATATATTCGCAACTGGGACGGTAATGTGGTAGGAGGATGAAAGCCAAGAATCATTACCGCCCGGAAGTGAATTTTtctatacatttttacattacattacattacattattggcatttggcagacgctcttatccagagcgacgtacaacaaagtgcatacccataaccagggataagttcgctgaaagaccctagagggaagtacaatttcaactgctacctgtacaacaaagataaggacaagggccattttttttttttgaacaaacaaacaaacagagcaaaagtgaccaaagttaactatccaaacactgcttacctagccaactaaaaataccgatacacaaagcaagtcacagagacaacaattaaggttcacagggaggtagggagggatggggagaggtgctgcttgaagaggtgtgtcttcagcttgcgcttgaaggtggggagagattctatagttctgacctcaacggggagttcgttccaccaccgtggagtcaggacagacagtagtcgtgagcgtgagcgtgagcacTGTTGTtataatcctttttttttctgctggctATCCGGAGGACATAATGTCAAGACAGGAATAGACACTGGGTGATAGGTCTTGACCAAAAgagacttaaaaaataaaaataaagagaacATCTGACCTAATTAGAGACGAGGGTCCATCATGAAATTCTTCACTCAGGCCACAAGTCATCGtgtgaagaaaaaccaaaaTGCTTACAACTGCAAAAGCGATTTAAAATTTTAGCACATCAAACACACTTTTGTTCTAGGGgcatttacaataataataagtgtATGGTTTTCATACATGCACAAAGTAGCACAAACAAGAAGTGCTCAGGTTTCATTCCTCATGGTACTTTTTATCAAGGCTTTCCCAAGGATTTCCCCTGTATCCTACCTTGAGAAACTTATTCTCATAAAACTTAACTTATTATGAGTTTGAGGTGTCAATTTTACAAATGTTCCTTTTCAGATAGAGcctctgattaaaaaaaaaaaaaataataataataataataataatgttagaCCATACCTACCTAGAAGAATTTAGCAGAATTTTCCCTGATTGCAGCAGAATTTTCCTAAATTCactaatcattattattagctTGACTGCTCTCTCCAATAACTCTGGGAACTTCGAAGCAGTACTATCCCACATTTGTCCCCTCATGGATTTCATAAGTGGACTTCATAGATCTAGATTTCTTGTGCACTAATACAGTTGCCTCAAGCACTGAACTAATTCAGTTAAAAGGGAACAATTCAGTGCACACCCAATTGCGCACCTGCACCCGCGcgcacgcatgcatgcgcatgcgaacacacacacacacacacacacacctccatgcATAAAAACAGTAGCTCAGCTCCATGCAAgggcacatacatacatacatacatacatacacacacctctatgCATAAAAACAGTAGCTCAGCTCCATGTAAgggcacatacatacacacagagatacacacgcacacatgcagaaaaaCAGAAGCTCAGCTCCATGCAAGGGCGCACACAGAGTGATTTATGGCTGGGCTCGAACCTGACCTACTTGGCACAGCCGAAAAGTGAAACATCTGAGAACCTCAGCCTTCAGCAGGTTGAATAAACTTGAACTCCCGGGAAAAACAGGAAGAACGCTCAGCACTGGAGCAGCTCACTCCCTGACACATCCCGCTAAGCAATAAAGAACGCGTTCCCTCCCTCACTAGTACAAGGTTCAGTGCATTATGGTTTATAAAGTAGAGCTGGTGAACTGAAGATGACTCAGCAAATATCTGTTACAATGGAGGCCCTCTCTTCTTGGAGCTGGTGTTCTTTCCGATCACTGTGGTGTGAAGGACT
It encodes the following:
- the LOC133114330 gene encoding probable phosphatase phospho1 isoform X2, with the translated sequence MAAAQTSSSPPPDRRFLIFFDFDETIVDESSDDVVVQAAPGQKLPGWLKDTYRPGHYNEYMQRVLAYMAEQGVSEGAIRSVIEKIPASPGVMALFQYLRSRAQDFEIVLVSDANMYFIEAWLRKAGARQLFAKIFTNPAAFDGKGQLRLGPFHSHGCPRCPENMCKQAVVREYLARRAAERGRPFQRVFYVGDGANDFCPSLVLGARDTAFPRREYPMHRLIGELRATRPEDLRAAVVPWESGEDVVARLQRLEEER
- the LOC133114330 gene encoding probable phosphatase phospho1 isoform X1 is translated as MKDSVFNCCFLPPLPPGEEAEKPRGPRNMAAAQTSSSPPPDRRFLIFFDFDETIVDESSDDVVVQAAPGQKLPGWLKDTYRPGHYNEYMQRVLAYMAEQGVSEGAIRSVIEKIPASPGVMALFQYLRSRAQDFEIVLVSDANMYFIEAWLRKAGARQLFAKIFTNPAAFDGKGQLRLGPFHSHGCPRCPENMCKQAVVREYLARRAAERGRPFQRVFYVGDGANDFCPSLVLGARDTAFPRREYPMHRLIGELRATRPEDLRAAVVPWESGEDVVARLQRLEEER